One window of the Triticum dicoccoides isolate Atlit2015 ecotype Zavitan chromosome 3B, WEW_v2.0, whole genome shotgun sequence genome contains the following:
- the LOC119278235 gene encoding E3 ubiquitin-protein ligase At3g02290-like — protein sequence MGGFCCCLSTDDFEEYVHPNNPVYRQCISLRHLFQNMFGGYTAAFQRLDSRPSNPAQGAAPLASTNPSTNITESSLSETFHLVSRPPPYDIDPRYARVQREGLVSRREKSINLTHEESPALRRNGSSSGVEHLAAQKKRSSTDPEGEHKVRRSESTKSLSGRAYNSSYAVITSDDEDVCPTCLEEYTPENPQIITKCSHHFHLSCIYEWMERSDTCPICGKEMEFCESP from the exons ATGGGAGGGTTTTGCTGCTGCCTTTCCACAGATGATTTTGAGGAATATGTTCATCCAAATAATCCTGTCTATAGGCAATGCATATCCCTAAGGCATTTGTTCCAGAACATGTTTGGAGGG TATACTGCAGCATTTCAGAGGCTCGACTCTAGGCCAAGCAACCCAGCTCAAGGAGCTGCGCCATTGGCATCCACTAATCCAAGTACTAATATAACTGAGAGTTCACTGTCTGAAACTTTTCACCTTGTTTCTAGACCACCCCCATATGACATTGACCCTAGATATGCCCGAGTTCAAAGAGAGGGACTGGTATCAAGGCGTGAAAAGTCTATAAACCTCACGCATGAAGAGTCCCCAGCTCTTAGACGAAATGGCAGCAGCTCTGGTGTTGAACATTTAGCTGCTCAAAAGAAAAGGAGCAGCACTGATCCTGAGGGTGAACATAAGGTGCGTCGTTCTGAGTCGACTAAGAGTCTTTCTGGAAGAGCATATAACAGCAGTTATGCCGTCATCACTTCAGACGACGAAGATGTCTGCCCTACTTGTCTGGAAG AATACACCCCGGAGAATCCGCAGATCATAACTAAATGCTCCCACCATTTCCATCTAAGTTGTATTTATGAGTGGATGGAGAGAAGCGACACCTGCCCGATTTGTGGGAAG GAAATGGAGTTCTGCGAGAGCCCCTGA
- the LOC119278236 gene encoding transaldolase-like, whose protein sequence is MAGTVPKLAAPRPAAAGPLPSQPLRAAALAFAPSARRFRVSLAGRARSPVIAMASAKEGNGAVTKRTTLHDLYEQQGQSPWYDNLCRPVTDLLPYIANGVRGVTSNPTIFQKAISSSNAYDGQFKELISAGKDAESAYWELVIKDIQDACKLFEPIYDETDGADGYVSVEVSPRLANDTQGTVEAAKWLHKVVNRPNVYIKIPATAECVPSIKEVIANGISVNVTLIFSVARYEAVIDAYLDGLEASGLSDLSRVTSVASFFVSRVDSLIDKMLEKIGTPEALALRGKAAVAQAKIANQLYLKKFSGPRWEALVKKGAKKQRLLWASTSVKNPAYLDTLYVDPLIGPDTVSTMPDQALDAFIDHGTVARTIDANVSEAEGIYSALEKLGIDWEEVGKQLEHEGVSSFKGSFDSLLTSLEEKGNALKTAANL, encoded by the exons ATGGCCGGCACCGTGCCCAAGCTCGCCGCCCCGAGGCCGGCGGCCGCGGGGCCGCTCCCCTCGCAGCCCCTCCGCGCCGCCGCGCTCGCCTTCGCCCCCTCCGCCCGACGCTTCCGCGTCTCCCTCGCCGGCCGCGCCAGGAGCCCCGTCAT TGCGATGGCTTCCGCCAAGGAAGGGAACGGTGCGGTGACGAAGAGGACCACGCTCCATGACCTCTATGAGCAACAGGGTCAGTCCCCGTGGTACGACAACCTTTGCCGGCCTGTCACCGATTTGCTGCCCTACATCGCCAACGGTGTCCGTGGAGTCACCAGCAACCCAACG ATTTTCCAGAAAGCCATCTCTTCATCAAACGCCTATGACGGTCAGTTCAAGGAGCTTATATCAGCTGGGAAGGATGCGGAGAGCGCTTACTGGGAACTCGTCATAAAGGACATCCAAGACGCGTGCAAGCTGTTTGAGCCCATCTACGACGAGACTGATGGGGCTGATGGTTACGTTTCAGTGGAGGTGTCTCCTAGGCTGGCAAATGACACCCAAGGAACCGTCGAAGCTGCGAAGTGGTTACACAAAGTGGTCAACCGCCCCAATGTGTACATAAAGATCCCAGCTACAGCAGAATGTGTTCCTTCTATCAAGGAAGTCATTGCTAATGGCATCAGCGTCAATGTCACT CTTATCTTCTCTGTTGCAAGATACGAGGCTGTGATTGATGCTTACCTCGACGGGCTTGAGGCTTCTGGTTTGAGCGACTTATCCCGAGTAACCAGTGTAGCATCCTTCTTTGTCAGCCGAGTTGACAGTCTGATCGACAAAATGCTTGAGAAGATTGGAACACCGGAAGCTCTTGCCCTGAGGGGAAAG GCTGCCGTagcacaagcaaagatagcaaatCAGCTTTACCTGAAGAAATTCTCTGGCCCGAGGTGGGAGGCTTTGGTGAAGAAGGGAGCCAAGAAGCAGAGGTTGTTGTGGGCATCCACCAGCGTGAAGAACCCGGCTTACTTGGACACTCTTTACGTCGATCCTCTCATCGGACCTGACACC GTCTCTACGATGCCCGACCAAGCTCTGGACGCGTTCATCGACCACGGCACAGTTGCTAGGACAATCGACGCGAACGTATCAGAAGCTGAGGGCATATACAGTGCCCTGGAGAAGCTGGGCATCGACTGGGAAGAGGTTGGCAAGCAGCTGGAGCACGAGGGCGTGAGCTCCTTCAAGGGGAGCTTCGACAGCCTGCTCACGAGCTTGGAGGAGAAGGGCAATGCCCTCAAGACCGCCGCCAACCTGTAG